The following nucleotide sequence is from Acidobacteriota bacterium.
GTGGGCGTACCAGCTGGCGGTGGTGGTGGACGATCTGCTGATGAAGATCGACGACGTGGTGCGGGGCTCGGACCTTCTCGACTCCACCGGCCGTCAGATCCAGCTCATCGAGGCCCTCGGCGGCACCCCGCCGGCCTATGCCCACGTGCCGCTGGTGCTCAACGCCGAGGGGGAGAAACTCTCCAAGCGCGACGAAGGACTGACCCTGCGGTCGCTGCGGCAAGCAGGGGTCGAGCCGCGGGCGCTGGTGGGCTATCTGGCGTGGAGCTTGGGGCTTCAGGAAGAGCCGAGCCCGCGTTCCGCCGGCGAGCTGGTGGAGAGCTTCGATTGGCAGCGGGTGCGCACCACCGATCACGTGCTGCCGGAGGATCTAGCGCGGCGGCTGAGTGGCGGGTAGGCTTGGATTCGGAGAGCGGTCCGAGCTAGGACCCAAGCGAGGAGAAGCCGTGAACCAAGATCCACCCAGTCCCATCACCCCCAACTCCGCCCGCCCCACCCTGGTCACCCAGCGCCTACTGCTGCGTCCTTTCCAGGACTCCGACGCGCTGGAGCTCCATCGCCTGGCGGGGGAGCGGGCCATCGCCGACACCACTCTCAACGTTCCCCATCCTTATCCGTTGGAGGCCGCCGGGGAGTGGATCGCAGGCCACGAGGATTTGTGGCGCGAACGGCGCCAGATGATCTGTGCCGTCACCGTCGCTGGGGAGGGCGATGAGGATGGGCCCCCGGGAGGAGCTTTGGTGGGCTCCGCCGGCCTGCGCCTCGATCTTCAGCACAGTCGGGGGGAGCTGGGCTATTGGATCGGCGTGCCCTACTGGCGTCGCGGCTATGCTACCGAAGCCGCCCGAGCGGTGCTGGATTTCGGCTTTCGGGGGTTGGGCCTGCACCGCATCCACGCCCAGGTCTTGGGCGGCAACACCGCTTCCGGCCGGGTCCTGCTCAAGCTCGGCCTACGCCAGGAAGGCCATCTGCGCGAGCACTACCTGAAATGGGGAGAGCCGGAGGATGCCTTGGTCTACGGCATCCTCCGGAGGGAGTGGACGTCCGGCGCTCAGGCGTCCTGATCGGTGGTTTCGAAGCTCCAGTTCAGACCACCGTTGGGCAGCGCCGTGACGTTGATCCAGCGGTACTTCCCCGGTTCCGGGTAGGGAGTCGCGATGTCGAGCATCTCCTTGCGCGGCCGGCGGATGAAGATCTTCAACTGATCGTTGGCGCCGGGCTTCTCTTGGGGGGCGCACTCGGCCCAGAATTCGATGCCGTCGTCCTTGGTGGGCTTGCCCTTGAGCTTGACGTTGATCTTCCGGCGCTTCTCCTTGCCCTTCTCGTTGTAGTGGGAGTCGAGGAAGGAGATGTAGCCCTTGAGAATCGCCCGCGGGTCGGGCTCGATGCCCAAAGCGATGCACAACTCGCCGTCCCCCTCCTCTTCTTCTGCTGGTACGTAGGCAAGGCGAATCTTGGCCACGATGCGTCCTTCCCGGGTATTCGTGGCGTCCCGGAAGGCGCTGGTGTCGAAGGGCAGGTTCGGCGGACCGGCTTGGCCCTGCTGGGCTTCGGCGGCGAAGGGAATGAGGAGGGTGAAAAGGGCGGCGAGAGCGAGTTTCTTCATCATCGATCAGCTTCCTTGAAAATCCAAAATGGGCTCGCCGGATTCTGTCACGAGTCCGGCGGGCTAGCTCCGAGTCGGCCGGGCTGCCGGTGCATTCCTTGGCGGCCAACCCCCGTTGGGAAGATTGCCTGACCTTTCACTTCAGCAGCGAGGCAACAATTAGCCCTACTGAGAATACGGTCTTGTCAGAGTAGAGTTGCTATCCACCCGGAAATACAGACACTTTTTTAACTTTTAGTATGTATTTGTTCGTCTGCCGAGGGGCCGATTCTGCAGGTCTCTGCTCGCGGCACCCTACCAAGAGCCGTTGAGGGCACCCAACACCCAGCCCGCGAGACCGCCGCCGAGAACCAGCCAGATCGCATTGACCTTCCAGCGGAGCAGGGCGACGGCGGCCAGCACAGCGATGGCGATGGGGATCCAGCCGGTGAGCACCGCCAGCGCCAGCTGCACCGTCACCGCCGCCATCAGACCCAGGGCGGCGGCGTTGACGGCATCGAGGAAAGCGGCGGTCCAGGGGGAGCGGCGGAGCTTGGGGATCAGCGGGTTGAGTACGGCGACGAAGGTGAAGGAGGGCAGAAAGATGGCGACGGTGGCCACCGCTGCGCCGGGCACGCCGGCGAGGAGGTAGCCGACGAAGGTGGCGGTGGAGAGTACCGGCCCCGGCGTCAGCTGACCCACCGCTACGGCGTCCAGCAATTGGGTGTCGGTGAGCCAGCCCCAGCGCCGCACCAGATCCCCCTCCAGGAAGGCGATGAGCACATAGCCGCTGCCGTAGAGCACCGCTCCCACTTTGAGGAAGAAGAGACCGAGGGAGAGGAGGGTAGGGCTCGCAGCCGCCGTGGTGGCCGCTGCAGTGCCGGTCGTTGCTGCGCCGGCGGCGGAAGTTCCTGTGAAGGCGAGGAAGGCGCCGCTGGCTTTCGGCGAGCTCTTCTCGTTCTCAGCTGGCTCTGCGGCTGCGCCGGTACCGTCTCCGTTGGGACCTCCTTCGCCGGAAGATAGGCGCAACCACAGCATGCCCAAGATGCCTCCGGCGGCCAGGGCGGCGATCTCGTTCACCCCCGATAGCGTCAGGATCGCCACTGCGGTTCCCAGCAGCGCCGTCTCCCAGCCGGTGATGGCCTTCTTGCCGAGCTTGAGCAGGGCCCCGGCGATGATCGCCAGGACCGCCGGCTGGATTCCCGCCAGCAGCGGCTCCACCGCAGGCAGCGCTCCGTAGGCGACATAGAAGGCGGCGAAGGCACCGGTGATCACCGCCGCCGGCAGGATGAACAGGCTGCCGGCGGTGAGCAGCCCGAGAAAGCCGGCGCGCTCATAGCCCACGTGCATCACCGTCTCGGTGGAGTTGGGGCCCGGGATCAGATGGGTGGCGCCCACCAGGTCGAGAAAGTGCTGGCGGGTGAGCCACCGCCGCCGGCTCACCACCTCGTCCTCGAGCATGGCGATATGCGCCGCCGGACCGCCGAAGGCGATGCAGCCGAGCTTGAAGCAGAGCAGGGCGAGCTCCCGCAGTCGGGTGCCGAGGGAACCTTCGGAGTTCATCGGATGAGCGTAACCCGGATTTGCCGGCTTCCCGGTGACGGCTCGGTAACTCTCAATCCCCCATCAACGCTTCCAGCACCCGCATCTCCGCCGCTACCGTCTCCTCGACATAGCCCATCTCGTAGCTTTGGCCGAGGCTCGGGGAGGCGTTGACCTCCAGCACGACTGCTTTCTCCGGCGCCTCCTCCGGCGCTCCATCGAGGGTGCGGCGGCGGAAGTCGATGCCGAAGTGGCGCAGGTGCAGGGCGGCGCCGATGCGCAGGCCGAGATCGATCCATTCCTGTGGCGGGTCGGGCAGATAGCGGGCGACGCAGAAGCGGTTGAGGTTGAGGATGTCGCCGGAGAGCTCGATGCGGCGGCCCTTTTCCAGCGGCGTGTCGAGCCCGAAGCCCAGCCGCACCACCGAGCGCCGCCACAGGGGGTCGTGGAGCAGCCGGCGTTCGAAGTCGGCGCCGGTGAAGCGGCGATCCCATCCCGCCAGTAGCTCGCGGAGGGTGCTGCGGCCGTCGCCCTCCAGCACCACCGGACGGCGGTCATAGCCGTAGAGAAACTCGCCGTCGAGGAAGTCCAGACGGCGGTCGGTGCCGGGGATGAGCTCCAGCACCAGTGCCAGAGGATCGTCCTGCCACACCTCCCGCACCGCCTCCTCTAACTCCTCCTCGTCCGCCGCCACCGCCACGCCGCGGCCGCGGGAGCCCCGGTTGGGCTTGACCACCACCGGAAAGCCCTCCTCGGCGGCGAAGGAGCGGGCGGTCTCCAGGCCGGTGTACTCGCTGAAGTCGCTGACCTGATAGGTCCCCGGCTGCAGGCAGCGGGTCCCCCGGGGCACGGGGAAACCTGCCCGCTGCAGTACCAGGGAGGTGTAGTACTTGTCCCCCGCCAGCCGCGACGCGCCGGCGTCGTTGAGGGGGGAAGGACCGTGCACCAGAATGCGGCGCCGCCCGCCCCGGCGCAGCTCCAGCAGATAGCCGGTGCCCGGGTCCAGGCTCTCGATCTCGATGCCCAACCGCCGCGCCGCTTCCCGGCGCATACGGGAGGAAGCGATGGGATTCTCGTCCGGGTTCATGGGGTCTCCTCGAAGGACGTTCCAGGAGGCGAAGTATAGGCTTTCTCCCCGCTCGGGTTGACGGTGGGACGGAGTGAGAGTAGCTTACCGATTGGCCGGTCCCCTCCGGGAGAATCTCCATGAAACCTCTGCAAAGTCAGCGAGCCGCACAGTCTCTTCCTGTCTACTCGCTGCTCGTTTGGGCCGGTCTGCTGGCCCTGTGCCTGGCTCCGGCGGTCGCTGCTCAGTCCCTGGCGGTACCCACCATGGAGCGGGCGGTGGAGCTGGCATTGGAAGGAAATCCTGCGCTGCAGGCGGAGCAGGAGCGCCGGGTGGAGACCCTCGGGGGCGTCGTGGAGGCGCGGGCCGAAGCCTTCCCTCAGATCATCCTGCGCACCGGTTGGAACGCTTCGCGCAATCCCTCACTGCTCAACAGCGCTGACTTCGAGGATCTGCTGGATCAATTCCCCGGCGGCAGTTTCGAGCCTCAGCGCCAGGAGCTCTACAGCTGGGGAGTGGACGTCACCCAGCCGATCTACACCTGGGGCAAGGTGTCGGCGGCCCTCGACCTGGCCCGCACCGCCACCGAGGTCACGGCGGCGCAGGTCAGCACCGAGAGGCTGGACTTGGCGCTACGGGCGGCGGAGGTCTACTACCGCCTGCTGTCCCGGCGCAGCGCCCTCGCCACGGTGGAGATCCAAGAGCGTCTGCGGCAGCAGGTGTTGGCGGCGGTGGAGGCGCGCTACGAGCTGGGCGACGCCACTCGCCTGGACCTGCTGCGGGCGCGCTCCGGCGTGGCCGAGTTGGGGCCCTTGGTGGCCCGCATTCGTGGCGATGTGAAGGTGGCGGAGAGCGAGCTGCGGGCGGTGCTCGGCGTCGGCTCCGAGGTGGAGCTGAGGATCGGGGCCGGAGAAGTAGAAACTCGGAGAACCGGCGCCGGCGAGGTCATCCCGGGTGGAGAGTCCGCCGCCCCGCCGCCGTCCCCCGAGATCGAGCTGGAAGCCGAGCCGGAAGCTCCGGGGCTGGGAGCCCTCCTCGCCCTGGCCCGCCGCCAGCGGCCGGAGCTGGAAGATCTGCAGCTCCAGGACGATGCCCTGGGGCATCAGGCGGCGGTGGTGCGCGCCGAAGGCAAGCCGCAGATCGAGCTCAACGGCTCCTACGGCCGCACGGCGCGGCTGGCGCAGAATCTGGACGACGCCCTCTACCGTGACTGGAGCCTCGCTCTCGGTTTGCGCTGGGAGCTCTTCGACGGTGGCCGGCGCAAGGGCGAGGTGGCGCAGCTGGAAAGCCGGCAGCGGCAGCTGCGCTGGCGACAGGAAGATTTGGAGAATCGCATCCGGGTGGAGATCGAGCAGGCGCTGGCGGCCTACCAGGCGGATCGCGAGCGCCTGCTGGCGGCCCGGGCTGCGGCCATGGCGGCATCGGAGGCGAGCCGGGTGGCGGAAGAAGGCTATCGCCAGGGCGTGACCCTGCAGACCGAATGGCTGGAAGCCCAGCGGGACGCCACCGAGGCGGAGCTGGAGCGGGTCCAGGCAACCTATGACGTGCGCATCCGCTGGGCCCAGCTCCAGCGGGCGGTGGGTCTGGTGCCGAGCCGAGACTGGGCTCCTTCGGGATCTGAGCATGGGGAGGGAGAATCATGAGCACGAAGGAGCGCCGACGCATGAGCCGACGCAGGAACGAGTGCAGGAGCAGGAGCTGGATGCTTCTGCTGGGCCCCCTTCTGCTGGGCCCCTTTCTGCTGGGATTGGCGGCCTGCGGTGGGGATCCCGCTGTCGAGAGCGAGCCCGAGGCCCCCCGCTCCCTGCCGGTGACCACCGAGGTGGTGGAGCCCGAGAGGGTGGTGGATGTGGCCCATCTGCCGGCGGATCTGGAGCCGGTGCGCCGGGCGGTGCTGGCGGCGGAGGTCCCCGGAGTGGTCGAAGCGGTGCACGTGGAGGACGGCGACTCGGTGCGCGCCGGCCAGCGGCTGCTGGAGATCGACGCCCGCGCCCTGAAGCAGGCGGTGGCCGAGGCGGAGGCGGTGAGTCGCCGCGCCCTCGCCCGTCACGAGCGGGCCCAGAACCTCTTCGAGCGCCGTTCCATCACCCAGCAGCAGCTGCTGGACGCGGTCACCGACCGCGACGTGGCGGAGGCGCGGCTGGCCAGCGCCAAGCTCGAGCTGGACAAAGCCCGGGTCACCGCGCCGTGGAGCGGTCAGGTGGTGAGCCGTCGGGTGGAGGTGGGAGATTACGCTGTTCCCGGCCAGGCGCTGGTGGAGCTGCTGGACGCCTCCACCTTGAAGGTCCGCGCGCCGGCGCCGGCCAACGACGTGCCCTTCCTGGAGGTCGGGGCGCCGGTGGTGGTGCGGGTGGAAGGGGCCGGCGGAGCCGAGGCGGAGGGGCGCATCGTGCGGTTGGGGGCCGAGCTCGACCCGGCGGCCCGAACCCTCGACGTGGAGGCGGAGATTCCCAACCCCGACGGCCGTCTGAAGCCGGGCATGCTGGCTCGCATGGAAGTCTCCCGGCGGGTGCTGGAGGAGGCCTTGTTGGTGCCGGTGGAGTGCCTGGAAGAGGTGGGGCCGGACTTCGCCGTCTATGTGGTGGAGGACGGCGTCGCCCGCCGCCGGCAGGTGGAGACCGGAGCGGTGGTGGGGCGGCGGGTGGTGGTCACCGAAGGGTTGGAGCCCGGCGCCCGGGTGGTGGTTTCCGGTCAGCAGGGCCTCGCCGACGGCCAGCGAGTCGTGGAAGCCGGGTGATCCCTTGAGCCTCACCGACATCTCCCTCAAGCATCGCCTCACCGTCTTCTTCTTGACGGTGTTGTTGGTGGTGGTGGGCGGTCTGGCCTATTGGACCC
It contains:
- a CDS encoding efflux RND transporter periplasmic adaptor subunit; the encoded protein is MLLLGPLLLGPFLLGLAACGGDPAVESEPEAPRSLPVTTEVVEPERVVDVAHLPADLEPVRRAVLAAEVPGVVEAVHVEDGDSVRAGQRLLEIDARALKQAVAEAEAVSRRALARHERAQNLFERRSITQQQLLDAVTDRDVAEARLASAKLELDKARVTAPWSGQVVSRRVEVGDYAVPGQALVELLDASTLKVRAPAPANDVPFLEVGAPVVVRVEGAGGAEAEGRIVRLGAELDPAARTLDVEAEIPNPDGRLKPGMLARMEVSRRVLEEALLVPVECLEEVGPDFAVYVVEDGVARRRQVETGAVVGRRVVVTEGLEPGARVVVSGQQGLADGQRVVEAG
- the chrA gene encoding chromate efflux transporter — its product is MNSEGSLGTRLRELALLCFKLGCIAFGGPAAHIAMLEDEVVSRRRWLTRQHFLDLVGATHLIPGPNSTETVMHVGYERAGFLGLLTAGSLFILPAAVITGAFAAFYVAYGALPAVEPLLAGIQPAVLAIIAGALLKLGKKAITGWETALLGTAVAILTLSGVNEIAALAAGGILGMLWLRLSSGEGGPNGDGTGAAAEPAENEKSSPKASGAFLAFTGTSAAGAATTGTAAATTAAASPTLLSLGLFFLKVGAVLYGSGYVLIAFLEGDLVRRWGWLTDTQLLDAVAVGQLTPGPVLSTATFVGYLLAGVPGAAVATVAIFLPSFTFVAVLNPLIPKLRRSPWTAAFLDAVNAAALGLMAAVTVQLALAVLTGWIPIAIAVLAAVALLRWKVNAIWLVLGGGLAGWVLGALNGSW
- a CDS encoding GNAT family protein; protein product: MNQDPPSPITPNSARPTLVTQRLLLRPFQDSDALELHRLAGERAIADTTLNVPHPYPLEAAGEWIAGHEDLWRERRQMICAVTVAGEGDEDGPPGGALVGSAGLRLDLQHSRGELGYWIGVPYWRRGYATEAARAVLDFGFRGLGLHRIHAQVLGGNTASGRVLLKLGLRQEGHLREHYLKWGEPEDALVYGILRREWTSGAQAS
- a CDS encoding TolC family protein; this encodes MKPLQSQRAAQSLPVYSLLVWAGLLALCLAPAVAAQSLAVPTMERAVELALEGNPALQAEQERRVETLGGVVEARAEAFPQIILRTGWNASRNPSLLNSADFEDLLDQFPGGSFEPQRQELYSWGVDVTQPIYTWGKVSAALDLARTATEVTAAQVSTERLDLALRAAEVYYRLLSRRSALATVEIQERLRQQVLAAVEARYELGDATRLDLLRARSGVAELGPLVARIRGDVKVAESELRAVLGVGSEVELRIGAGEVETRRTGAGEVIPGGESAAPPPSPEIELEAEPEAPGLGALLALARRQRPELEDLQLQDDALGHQAAVVRAEGKPQIELNGSYGRTARLAQNLDDALYRDWSLALGLRWELFDGGRRKGEVAQLESRQRQLRWRQEDLENRIRVEIEQALAAYQADRERLLAARAAAMAASEASRVAEEGYRQGVTLQTEWLEAQRDATEAELERVQATYDVRIRWAQLQRAVGLVPSRDWAPSGSEHGEGES